In the Chromobacterium sp. ATCC 53434 genome, GCGCGGGCGATACCGATGCGCTGGCACTGGCCACCGGAGAACTCGTGCGGGTAGCGGTTGATCATCTGCTCGCGCAGGCCCACCTTGCGCATCATCGCCTTGACGCGCTTCATCACCTCGTCGGCCGACAGCTCCGGCTTGTGCACGCGCAGCGGCTCGCCGATGATCTGGGCGATGGTCATCCGCGGATTCAGCGACGCCAACGGGTCCTGGAAGATCATCTGGATATCCTTGCGGACGGCCAGCCAATCCTTGTCCGTGCCCTTGCGCAGGTCCTTGCCCATCCACACGATCTCGCCGTCGGTGGCCGGGATCAGGTTCAGTATTGCGCGGGACAGCGTGGACTTGCCGCAGCCGGACTCGCCGACCACGCCCAGCGTCTCGCCGGCGTACAGATCGAAGCTGACGCCGTCCACCGCCTTCAGCGTCTTCTTCGGGCTCCACGGCCAGGCGTCGCCGGCCTTGACCTGGAAGTGCACCTTGACGTTGCGCACCGACAGGATCGCTTGCTTTTGATCAGACATGGGTCACCTCCTCGGCGGCTTGGACCAGCTCCTCCGCCGGCTTGTGACAGGCGCGCAGCAGTTGTGGGTTGAGCGGACTGGCCGCCAGCGGCGGCAGCTCGCCGACGCAGCGGGCGTTGGCGTGCGCGCAGCGCTCGCTGAACGGACAGCCCTTCGGCATATTGGCCATATTCGGCGGATTGCCCGGGATGCTGATCAGTTCGGAACCGTCGTGGTCCAGCCGCGGCAACGCGCCCAACAGGCCTATCGTGTACGGATGGCTCGGGTGGTAGAAGATGTCGTCGGCGCGGCCGTACTCCATCGCGCGGCCGCCG is a window encoding:
- the oppF gene encoding murein tripeptide/oligopeptide ABC transporter ATP binding protein OppF; its protein translation is MSDQKQAILSVRNVKVHFQVKAGDAWPWSPKKTLKAVDGVSFDLYAGETLGVVGESGCGKSTLSRAILNLIPATDGEIVWMGKDLRKGTDKDWLAVRKDIQMIFQDPLASLNPRMTIAQIIGEPLRVHKPELSADEVMKRVKAMMRKVGLREQMINRYPHEFSGGQCQRIGIARALILEPKLVICDEPVSALDVSIQAQIINLLKELQREMGLALIFIAHDLAVVKHISDRILVMYLGREMELAEKRALYDVPSHPYTRALLSAIPVPDPKLERNKAIQILQGDLPSPISPPSGCVFRTRCPQAEARCAQEVPKLRRLSGETQSSCLLA